The DNA sequence AGAGTCGATATTTTGCACGATGTAGGCACCAGCCTAAACCCTGCGATTGATATTGGCCAAATTGAAGGCGCCTTTATCCAAGGCTTAGGTTGGTTAACCACAGAAGAATTAGTCTGGAATGAACAAGGCCGTTTGTTAAGCCAAAGCCCAGCGAACTATAAGATCCCGACCATTGGCGATTACCCGAAACAGATGAACATTACCCTGTTCGACCAAGCCAATCCCGAACATAGCATCTATCGCTCTAAAGCAGTCGGCGAGCCGCCCTTTATGTTAGCCATTAGCAGTTGGTGTGCCATTCGAGATGCCATCGCCGCGATTAGCCAACATCAGCTAGTCCCTCAATTAGACGCCCCCGCGACTGGCGAGCGAATTTTAATGGCTTGCCAGCAACAATTTAACTATTTGGAGGGGCAACAAGATGCCGAATTGGTCAAATAGCCTACTGCCCAATAACTGGTTAGATGCCTGCCAATACTTAAAGCAGCAGCAACAAGCATTTTGTATTGCCACCATTATCGCTGAAGCGGGGTCAGTACCCCGTGCTGGCGGAGCTAAAATGGTGATATCTAAGCAACAACAATTTGATACCTTGGGTGGTGGAAACTTAGAACTTAGCGTGATCAAACATGCCCGTGAGCAACTAAATAATGCTAACCAGCAAAGCCAAATAGAACGGTTTTCCTTGGCCGCTGATCTGGCTCAATGTTGCGGTGGCGCGGTACAAGTGATGTTTGAATTTTTCATGGTTGATCAGCCACATATCACCCTTTTTGGGGCGGGTCATGTGAGCCACGCACTGTGCCAAATACTCGCCCAACTGCCCTATCATGTAACGGTGGTAGACAATCGACAGCAATGGCTCGATTCTATCGCCGATTTGGGAGTGAATACCCACTATCACCCACAGCCTGAAGAACAAATAGAGGCCGTTGCTAGCAATAGCTATGTGGTAATTTTAACTCAAGACCATGGCTTAGATTTCAAATTAAGTCTAGCGGCGCTGCAGCGTCAAGACTTAGCCTTTGTCGGTTTAATTGGCTCACAAACCAAAGCCCAGCGCTTTGACCTTCGCCTGCGGGAACAGCTCACCAACCCCAGTTGGGCTGATCAGCTGATCTGCCCAATTGGCTTAAGCGAAGTGAGCGGGAAACTGCCCATGCAGGTAGCAGTGTCTATCTCGGCTCAGCTGATCAGTTTGCTGCAAAGCCACCAGCAGGCACCATCAAATAAGCAGAAAAAGCTACAATGGCAGGTAGGTAACCAATTACGCAAACAATTGGCTGGAGAAATGACAGATGACTAAAGAGGCACTAGAACCCGCACTAGAAACCTTAAACAACTTACCCTCAAGCCAGTTTGTCAGTGAAATGGCCAGTATTTGCACCAGTAAACACTGGCAACAAGGTTTGGCTGAGTTACGCCCGTTTCATTCTAAACAGCATCTTTTGGAGATGACGAAGCAAGCCTTTGCTCCACTCAACGAAAGTGACTGGTTGGAAGCATTTGCTGGCCACCCGATGATTGGTGACCTTGCATCACTACAAAAAAAATACAGCCAAGGCAAGCATTTAAGCCAAGCAGAGCAATCTCAAGTGAGTGAGGCTCAAGCACAAACTTTGCAAGATTTGTTAGCGCTAAACCAGCAGTACTTAAGCCGCTATGGCTTTATTTTTATTGTTTGTGCTAGCGGTAAATCAGCCGAACAAATGCTAGTAATGTTACGCCAACGTCTTGGTCAATCTCGCGAACAAGAACTGACTATAGCTGCGCAGCAGCAACAACTGATTAGCCTATTAAGAATGGAGAACTTATTTTGAGTACTTTAAGTTGCCACGTTTTAGACACCAGCCGCGGACAACCCGCCATAGGGATCCCGGTAGAACTGTTTCGCTTTGGCGAAAACCAAGCTTTAGCCACGGGTGAAACTAACCAAGACGGCCGCGTTAAGTTTGACCAGTTGGAGCTAGCGCCCGATTGCTACTGCTTACGCTTTATTACCGAGGCCTATTGCCTTGCCCATTTTCAGCAATGCTTTTTTCCCTTGGCTGATGTGGTGTTTAATACTGAGTCGACCCAGCCTCACTACCACATTCCTTTGTTGTTAAGTGGCTTTAGCTACTCAACGTACCGAGGCAGTTAAAATGGAAAAAGCAGGGAACGCACTACAAATCCATCGCGGAAAAATGCTGCATTTTGCTAAAACAACCCTTAATCCCAGTGAACATTATAGCTATATTGAAGATGCTA is a window from the Agarivorans sp. TSD2052 genome containing:
- the uraD gene encoding 2-oxo-4-hydroxy-4-carboxy-5-ureidoimidazoline decarboxylase; its protein translation is MTKEALEPALETLNNLPSSQFVSEMASICTSKHWQQGLAELRPFHSKQHLLEMTKQAFAPLNESDWLEAFAGHPMIGDLASLQKKYSQGKHLSQAEQSQVSEAQAQTLQDLLALNQQYLSRYGFIFIVCASGKSAEQMLVMLRQRLGQSREQELTIAAQQQQLISLLRMENLF
- the uraH gene encoding hydroxyisourate hydrolase, whose product is MSTLSCHVLDTSRGQPAIGIPVELFRFGENQALATGETNQDGRVKFDQLELAPDCYCLRFITEAYCLAHFQQCFFPLADVVFNTESTQPHYHIPLLLSGFSYSTYRGS
- the xdhC gene encoding xanthine dehydrogenase accessory protein XdhC, producing the protein MPNWSNSLLPNNWLDACQYLKQQQQAFCIATIIAEAGSVPRAGGAKMVISKQQQFDTLGGGNLELSVIKHAREQLNNANQQSQIERFSLAADLAQCCGGAVQVMFEFFMVDQPHITLFGAGHVSHALCQILAQLPYHVTVVDNRQQWLDSIADLGVNTHYHPQPEEQIEAVASNSYVVILTQDHGLDFKLSLAALQRQDLAFVGLIGSQTKAQRFDLRLREQLTNPSWADQLICPIGLSEVSGKLPMQVAVSISAQLISLLQSHQQAPSNKQKKLQWQVGNQLRKQLAGEMTDD